Within Fusobacterium periodonticum ATCC 33693, the genomic segment TACAATATGGTCTGCATGTCTATCATTCTTTGCAAATATTATAGTTTTTCCTAATTTATCTCCTGATTCAATTTTGTATCCTTCTTCCATAAGAGTAGTAAGAACTTTACTTGTTGTTCCATCATTAAAAAACCAAGAATTTAAACTATCACCTGAAATTTCTTCTGGCATATTGTCTTCTTCATCAAAAAGACTTTCATATTTTTCTTTTTCTTCCTCTGAAAGTTTGCTGTATACTATACCATTTTCAGGATAATTTAAAGCTCCCTCTTTAATTTTAGGTAATAGTAAATATCCATCTTTAGCTGCTTCAAACAAATCATAAGAGTCAGTAGGTTCTTTTGAATTCATATCAAAAACTTTAAATGTATTTCTATCTATCTCATCTTTTGGAGTTGCAGTAAGTCCTAAAATTAAGCTATCAAAATATTCAAATAAATCTCCATATTTTTGATAGATACTTCTATGTGCTTCATCAACAATAATTAAATCAAATGCTCCTACTCCATATTTATTAGTTCCATCTTCTCTAGTTTTTTCTGACTCTGCCATCATTGTTTGATAAGTAGAAAATACAATTTTTGCATTATCTTTATCTTTTTCTGATATTAAGTCAACAAGAGTATAATCAGGTAAAGATTTTTTAAAATTATTTAATGCCTGCTTAACAAGTGCTATTCTATCAGCTAAAAATAGTGTTCTTTTTATTATATTCAATCTTGATAAACAATCCACTATTGAAATTGCAACTCTTGTTTTTCCTGCTCCTGTTGCCATAACAAGTAAGGATTTTCTATTTCCTGAAATATAGTTTTCTATTGCTTTTTTTACTGCTCTTTCTTGATAGTATCTATCTATTATTTCTTTATTTATAGAAATATCATTTGCAACAATCTTCTCATTTCTTCTAGCAATAATTTTTAAAAGTTCTTCTTTTCTATAAAAGCCATAGATTCTTCTAGGTATTGAATTTTTATTTTCATATATAAAAATTTCAAAGCCATTAGTAACAAATCTTATAGGAAAGAAATTAAACTTTTTCTCTAAGGCTTCTGCATATTCTAAAGCTTGGAACTCTCCTTTTTTTGCATTAAGTTCAGCCTTCTTAGCCTCTATTATTGCAAGTGGTATTCCATTGTCACCCCATAATACATAATCTATTTTTCCTTTTCCAGAAGCTGTACTTTTTATACCTTCAACTTCATATTCAAACATATTTTTATCATCTAAATTCCAGCCAGCTTTTACAAGAAAAGTGTCTATAAATAATTTTCTTGTATCTTCCTCTGAGAAATTATTATTATTTATTGTTATATTATGCTTCTTTATAGGAATTACTTTTATGTTATCTATACTGTCTTGTACATAGTTATCTGCAACTTTAATGTCATTAACACTTTCAGGTTTATATATATTTTTTGGAATATATTTTTCATCAAATTTTATATCATCTGTTTGTAAAGTGGACCCATAACAATATCCTATCCAAAGTGTAAAGTCAAAAAGTCCTTTTAAACAATTTAAAGCAATATTTCTATCTAAAGTAAGAGTTTTTGTTGTATTATCTATTACATTTTTTAAGATATGGGCTGCACTATTTCCAAATTTTCTAATAAGATTAAGTCCATCTACTTGACTTTTGCTTTTAAATAAGCATTGAAATTCTCTATTATTAATAAAATCATTCAAAACTGTGCTATTGTATGGCATTTGTATATTTTCAAATTTATATACTAAGGCAACACAAAATTCAAGTGCCAATCTTGAGTAAAAAGCACTTGTTCTAGGCTTTGTATAACAATTTTCTTCTGCCTCTAAACACAGTTCATATAAATCAAAAAAATCACCTTTCAAAAAATCAAAATTACTCATTGATTTTGTTCCCCTCCTGATTTTTAGCTTAATTTATCTGAAATTGAAGAAGTTTTTTTATTAACCAATATACTTTCTATGTGAAATCTTCACGTTATTTTGGCTAACCATTGCATATTGTAAAGTAGTATCTATTTTTTGATGTCCTAATAACTGTTGAACTTGTTCAATAGGCATTCCCTTGTCTATTGCCTTTGTTGCTAAGGTTCTTCTAAACTTATGAGGATGAACCTTAGTAATATTTAGTTTTCTTCCAAGTTGTCTAAGCATTATTTCAACACCACTAATCTGTAATCTTTTATGTGGTTTTAAAAGAGAAAC encodes:
- a CDS encoding DEAD/DEAH box helicase family protein, with the translated sequence MSNFDFLKGDFFDLYELCLEAEENCYTKPRTSAFYSRLALEFCVALVYKFENIQMPYNSTVLNDFINNREFQCLFKSKSQVDGLNLIRKFGNSAAHILKNVIDNTTKTLTLDRNIALNCLKGLFDFTLWIGYCYGSTLQTDDIKFDEKYIPKNIYKPESVNDIKVADNYVQDSIDNIKVIPIKKHNITINNNNFSEEDTRKLFIDTFLVKAGWNLDDKNMFEYEVEGIKSTASGKGKIDYVLWGDNGIPLAIIEAKKAELNAKKGEFQALEYAEALEKKFNFFPIRFVTNGFEIFIYENKNSIPRRIYGFYRKEELLKIIARRNEKIVANDISINKEIIDRYYQERAVKKAIENYISGNRKSLLVMATGAGKTRVAISIVDCLSRLNIIKRTLFLADRIALVKQALNNFKKSLPDYTLVDLISEKDKDNAKIVFSTYQTMMAESEKTREDGTNKYGVGAFDLIIVDEAHRSIYQKYGDLFEYFDSLILGLTATPKDEIDRNTFKVFDMNSKEPTDSYDLFEAAKDGYLLLPKIKEGALNYPENGIVYSKLSEEEKEKYESLFDEEDNMPEEISGDSLNSWFFNDGTTSKVLTTLMEEGYKIESGDKLGKTIIFAKNDRHADHIVEIFNKLYKNLGGEFCQKITTKVEKVQALIDRFVNPNSFPQIAVSVDMLDTGIDIPEILNLVFYKKVKSKAKFWQMIGRGTRKCKDIYGVGKDKEDFLILDFCRNFSYFEMKDRFEEDNTKLSKPLSSKIFENKVKMIFKLQDLEYQMNEKYKELWENLVNEVYNLISSLNEENISVKTRISYVKKYKNIELLKNLEEKDVDEIVKNLSSLPFAIEEKTEMEKKFENLILKTQLKLFDNKKIENEKVEISDITKELSKKGTIKEIQKNANYIMKIIKDENYLKNIDILELENLKDIIEPLTIFLDPKGKPLNYIVGNFTDTLLSITEKNINTFGSAYLNSKEKFQKYLDINKNLLSIKKLKNNIELDVEDLKELKQLLYSNEEVDLESLKSENNSEIQKISNIYGQNESFGIFIRSLVGLDREAINKEFSEFLNTEKFNSNQIELINLIIENIIKYGAYSKAEIPKLSNDILGTSIFNLFTDENDLQKIVNIIDRINSNVPKLL